From a region of the Agromyces ramosus genome:
- a CDS encoding tRNA (adenine-N1)-methyltransferase — protein sequence MTTSRGEQSGPFRVGDRVQLTGPKGRMHTITLQPGAHFHSHKGLIAHDDLIGLPDGSVVANQVGIEYLALRPLLTDFVMSMPRGAAIVYPKDAAQILAQADVFPGARVVEAGVGSGALSLWLLRAIGPDGHLFSFERRDDFASVARANVATFHGADPENWSITLGDLAEALPETVDEASVDRVVLDMLAPWECLDAVSTALKPGGVLLCYIATATQLSRVAEAIRATGEYTEPASSETMVRGWHVQGLAVRPDHRMIAHTGFLITARRLAPGTVLPELKRRPSKTEFSDDDFEAWTPGALGERSVSDKSLRKRVRAADAAAARSRATGDEPGAEAPDTSSTAHGG from the coding sequence ATGACCACGAGCAGGGGCGAGCAGAGCGGTCCGTTCCGCGTCGGCGACCGGGTTCAGCTGACCGGCCCGAAGGGCCGCATGCACACGATCACGCTCCAGCCGGGAGCGCACTTCCACTCGCACAAGGGCCTGATCGCCCACGACGACCTCATCGGCCTGCCCGACGGCTCCGTCGTCGCCAACCAGGTCGGCATCGAGTACCTCGCACTGCGGCCGCTGCTGACCGACTTCGTCATGTCGATGCCGCGCGGTGCGGCGATCGTCTACCCGAAGGACGCGGCCCAGATCCTCGCGCAGGCAGATGTCTTCCCGGGCGCGCGCGTCGTCGAGGCGGGCGTCGGCTCCGGAGCGCTCTCGCTCTGGCTGCTCCGCGCGATCGGTCCCGACGGCCACCTCTTCTCCTTCGAACGCCGTGACGACTTCGCGAGCGTCGCCCGGGCCAACGTGGCGACGTTCCACGGCGCCGACCCCGAGAACTGGTCGATCACGCTCGGCGATCTCGCGGAGGCGCTTCCCGAGACGGTCGACGAGGCATCCGTCGACCGGGTCGTGCTCGACATGCTCGCGCCGTGGGAGTGCCTCGACGCCGTCTCGACGGCGCTGAAGCCCGGCGGCGTGCTGCTCTGCTACATCGCCACGGCCACCCAGCTCTCGCGGGTCGCCGAGGCGATCCGCGCGACGGGGGAGTACACCGAGCCCGCGTCCTCAGAGACGATGGTGCGCGGCTGGCACGTGCAGGGGCTCGCCGTGCGACCCGACCACCGCATGATCGCGCACACGGGATTCCTCATCACCGCCCGACGGCTCGCGCCGGGCACCGTGCTCCCCGAGCTCAAGCGGCGCCCCTCGAAGACCGAGTTCAGCGACGACGACTTCGAGGCCTGGACCCCCGGCGCGCTCGGCGAGCGCTCGGTCAGCGACAAGAGCCTGCGCAAGCGGGTTCGGGCAGCGGATGCCGCGGCCGCGCGCTCCCGTGCCACTGGCGACGAGCCCGGGGCCGAGGCCCCCGACACGTCCTCCACCGCCCACGGCGGGTAG
- a CDS encoding helix-turn-helix transcriptional regulator, whose translation MAGGAGKGELKIPVEDRLFSLVLALLATETGLLKAEILSTVRGYAERYDTGGQNANLERQFERDKDDIRELGIPLETVESPDRPGDNQALRYRIPKGQYDLPDEVRFTPDELALLGLAAEVWREASLSADSQRALTKLRSLGIEPREPVIGYAPRLRVRDAAFEPLRQALDRRQTVRFRYFKPGEREPRLRTVNPLAVVLHEGRWHLHAHDLDVDEPRTFLLSRIIGTVTTVPGSSFDAPPLGIQDRIIAELNELRERNVADLAVTAGSDAEVRLGKRAIEGDEDAGVIRLHYTDAAVFADELAAYGPEVRVLSPASLRSAVRDRLAAVAAAHRDHSPEAS comes from the coding sequence GTGGCTGGTGGAGCGGGCAAGGGCGAGCTGAAGATCCCCGTCGAGGATCGACTCTTCAGCCTCGTGCTGGCGTTGCTCGCCACCGAGACCGGTCTCCTGAAGGCCGAGATCCTCTCAACGGTGCGCGGTTACGCCGAGCGGTACGACACCGGGGGTCAGAACGCGAACCTCGAGCGCCAGTTCGAGCGCGACAAAGACGACATCCGCGAGCTCGGAATTCCGCTCGAGACCGTGGAGTCGCCAGACCGTCCGGGCGACAACCAGGCGCTGCGCTACCGCATCCCGAAGGGCCAGTACGACCTGCCCGACGAGGTGCGCTTCACGCCCGACGAGCTCGCGCTCCTCGGGCTGGCGGCAGAGGTGTGGCGCGAGGCGTCGCTGTCGGCCGACTCCCAGCGCGCGCTCACGAAGCTCCGTTCGCTCGGCATCGAGCCGCGCGAGCCGGTCATCGGCTACGCGCCGCGCCTGCGGGTGCGGGATGCCGCGTTCGAGCCGCTCCGGCAGGCCCTCGACCGCCGGCAGACGGTGCGGTTCCGCTACTTCAAGCCGGGCGAGCGCGAGCCGCGGCTGCGCACGGTGAATCCGCTCGCCGTGGTCCTGCACGAGGGCCGGTGGCACCTGCACGCGCACGACCTCGACGTCGACGAGCCACGCACGTTCCTGCTCTCGCGCATCATCGGCACGGTCACCACAGTGCCCGGGTCGAGCTTCGACGCCCCGCCGCTCGGCATCCAAGACCGCATCATCGCCGAGCTCAACGAGCTTCGCGAGCGCAATGTCGCCGACCTCGCCGTCACCGCGGGCAGCGACGCCGAGGTGCGGCTCGGCAAGCGTGCCATCGAGGGCGACGAAGACGCGGGTGTCATCCGACTGCACTACACGGATGCCGCGGTGTTCGCCGACGAACTGGCCGCGTACGGTCCCGAGGTGCGGGTGCTCTCGCCCGCCTCCCTCCGCAGCGCGGTGCGCGACCGGCTCGCCGCGGTCGCCGCGGCGCACCGCGATCACTCCCCGGAGGCCAGCTGA
- a CDS encoding HAD family hydrolase gives MTTRLPAAVLWDMDGTLVDTERYWMAAEEELVESFGGAWTHDDALQLVGSGLWEAAAVFQAKGVALDADAIVARLTARVREQLDEHGVPWRPGAKELLEALRAASVPCALVTMSIRAMADDVIAAIPFHAFDVVVTGDVVERAKPHPEPYLTAAAQLGVDITECVAIEDSPAGLTSAFASGAVAVGVPNFLALDEAPSTVLWPTLEGVTVADVSALLAVREATA, from the coding sequence GTGACCACTCGCCTCCCCGCCGCAGTCCTCTGGGACATGGACGGCACCCTCGTCGACACCGAACGCTATTGGATGGCGGCTGAAGAGGAGCTCGTCGAGTCCTTCGGAGGTGCCTGGACCCACGACGACGCGCTCCAGCTCGTCGGCAGCGGCCTGTGGGAGGCCGCCGCCGTCTTCCAGGCGAAGGGCGTCGCGCTCGACGCCGACGCCATCGTCGCGCGCCTCACGGCCCGGGTGCGCGAACAGCTCGACGAGCACGGCGTGCCGTGGCGACCCGGGGCGAAGGAGCTGCTCGAGGCGTTACGCGCGGCATCCGTGCCCTGTGCCCTCGTGACGATGTCGATCCGCGCCATGGCCGACGACGTGATCGCCGCGATCCCCTTCCATGCGTTCGATGTGGTGGTCACCGGCGACGTGGTCGAGCGGGCCAAGCCCCACCCCGAGCCCTACCTCACCGCGGCCGCGCAGCTCGGCGTCGACATCACCGAGTGCGTCGCCATCGAGGACTCGCCCGCCGGCCTCACGTCGGCGTTCGCGTCGGGCGCCGTCGCGGTGGGCGTGCCGAACTTCCTCGCGCTCGACGAGGCGCCGTCGACGGTGCTGTGGCCGACCCTCGAGGGCGTGACGGTGGCCGATGTCTCGGCGCTCCTGGCCGTTCGCGAGGCGACCGCATGA
- a CDS encoding FKBP-type peptidyl-prolyl cis-trans isomerase, whose translation MRSSLALIASAGLVAVVLSGCAAAPAPEAGAGRSSEAVVVKGDFGEAPRVEFPSPLAPEETQCTEIIAGEGELLVEGQQALVGLAVYNGTSGEELQVAGFKKDPVPLAVTAGTLPGLRKGLTCAREGSRVAVVVPAEDAFGDEGNTPLGIEPGDSLVFVLDVQRTFPSRAEGAVRLSRDGFPAVVLAPDGRPGITVPKSDPPEHVEVELLKEGAGPVVEDGDRVVVHYTGVLWDDNTVFDSSWETAEEGNQQPGPRILAVSTGEGAKVIPGFADALIGQTVGSQVGVIVPPSEGYGDQGNAQVPANSTLFFVIDILGVV comes from the coding sequence GTGCGCTCGTCTCTCGCGCTCATCGCCTCAGCCGGCCTCGTCGCCGTCGTGCTCTCCGGTTGCGCCGCAGCGCCCGCCCCCGAGGCCGGTGCCGGCCGGTCGTCCGAGGCGGTCGTCGTGAAGGGCGACTTCGGCGAGGCGCCGCGCGTCGAGTTCCCGAGCCCGCTCGCACCCGAAGAGACGCAGTGCACCGAGATCATCGCCGGTGAGGGCGAGCTGCTCGTCGAGGGGCAGCAGGCGCTTGTCGGCCTCGCCGTCTACAACGGCACCTCGGGTGAAGAGCTCCAGGTGGCCGGCTTCAAGAAGGACCCGGTGCCGCTCGCCGTCACCGCCGGCACCCTCCCCGGCCTCCGTAAGGGCCTGACGTGCGCCCGCGAGGGTTCGCGCGTCGCGGTCGTCGTCCCCGCCGAAGATGCGTTCGGCGACGAGGGCAATACGCCGCTCGGCATCGAGCCCGGTGACAGCCTCGTCTTCGTGCTCGACGTGCAGCGCACGTTCCCGTCCCGTGCCGAGGGCGCCGTGCGCCTGAGTCGAGACGGCTTCCCGGCCGTCGTGCTCGCACCTGACGGGCGCCCGGGCATCACCGTACCGAAGTCCGACCCGCCCGAGCACGTCGAGGTCGAACTCCTGAAAGAGGGTGCCGGTCCGGTCGTCGAAGACGGTGACCGCGTGGTCGTGCACTACACGGGCGTCCTCTGGGATGACAACACCGTGTTCGACTCGAGCTGGGAAACGGCCGAGGAGGGCAACCAGCAACCCGGCCCTCGCATTCTCGCGGTGAGCACGGGCGAGGGTGCAAAGGTCATCCCCGGCTTCGCCGACGCCCTCATCGGCCAGACGGTCGGCTCGCAGGTCGGGGTCATCGTGCCGCCCTCCGAGGGGTACGGCGACCAGGGCAACGCCCAGGTCCCCGCGAACTCGACCCTGTTCTTCGTGATCGACATCCTGGGCGTGGTCTGA